The DNA region GCTGGTCCTTTCGGAACTCTTCGGTAACGCGGTCCGGCACGCGTTCCCTCCTCGTAGGCGCCAGATCGATACGCGTTACGAGCGGGCGCTCGGTGGTGTGCGCATCGAGGTGCACGACGCCAACGAAAACTGGCCGGAGCTCCGGAAGGCGACCGCGGATGAGGAATGCGGACGCGGGCTTCTTCTCGTGGACGAGCTCACCGGCTCGCGGTGGGGCGTGAGCGAGCGTGATGGCGGGGGAAGCGGGTATGGGCTGTCGTCGCCGACGATGACCCGGCCCCCACCGCTTCTTCGGACGCCCAGCAGCGAGCGTCCCGGTGACCGAGAACAGTGCTGAGCGCACCGCGAGGAGCCGGGTCCGGCCGCGGAGGCTTCACCAGGAGCCGGAAGCGGTGACGTGGGCACGGGAGAAGGCCGGGCTGACGAAGCGGGCGCTGGCCAGTGAGGTCGACATCAGCGAGCAGTTGATGGGGGAGATCGAGTTCGGGTGGCGCAGCGCGACCCCGGCCAATCTGGCGAGGATCGCGGCGGCCTTGAACTGCCCCTTGGTCGTTCTGGAGCGCAAGCGGCAATGAGCGGCAGGTGATCACTGACCTGCGTTCCAAAGCTGTCATCGGTGTCGCCGGTCGCCGGTGTCGGATCGGCGAGCAGCCGGTTGAGACGACGCGGTGTCTGCCGCTGTTCGCCTGGTTGGAAGGACCGTGCTGCGGGCTCGGGCCGCTTGTGCTTGAGGGCTGAGCGGGGGCCGCTGGGTGAGGCGATGCAGGCGCCACGTGAGGACTTGGGCGGGGGAGCGGGCGTCGGTGAGGGCGCGCTCGTTGACAGCTTGGCGGAGGAGTCGCGGGACGTCGTGGCCAGCGGATTCGGCGTCCGCGAGGGTGGTGGCCAGGACAGGCCAGTGCGGGTCGTCGAGGATGTGGTCGGCGTGGGCCGGGAGGGTCTGGCGGATGCGCCCGGCGTGGCGTTCGGCTGCCGACCGCGGCGGGGCGCGGTGGGCGAGGGCGGCGAGCGGTGCGGCGGCGGCGTGGGCGTAGGCGGCCTGGAGGTGGGTGAGGGTGCGGCGCGCGGCTTCGACCTGCTGGTTCTGGTGGCGGGACTGCTGCCAGCGCTGGATCGCGATGACGGCGAGCAGAGCTGCATCGAGGAACATCGCCAGTGTGGCTCCGTCGCCGGTTGAGGGTTGTCGGGCGAGGGCACGGACGGCGTTGCGGAGTGCTCGGGCGTGGTGGTGGTCGGCTTGGACGCGGGAGCGGCTGGCGCGTTCGAAGGCTGTTGCGGCTGCGCGTAGTTGCGGGCGGAGTTCTTCGGGAGCGTGGAGAGGCAGTACGTCGAGGGCTTCGGCGAAGGCGGTGATGTGTGCCTGGGCGGCCGGGTCGTTGTTCTGGGCGAGGTGGTGGGGGATGCGTTCGGTGGCGGTGGTGGCCTGGTGCCAGGGGTTGGGTCGGCGGGGGCCGGGCAGGACGGGCTCGGTAGAGGAGAGGCGGGCGCGGATCTGGGGGTATGACAAGTCGGGGGCGAGGGTGGAGCCTGAGAACCAGATGGGCTGGCCTTCGGCGTTGGTGTCGCCGTCGAGGGCGACTTTGTAGCCGCGGATGTCGCCGGAGGGAAGGTGCAGCACGTCGACCTGGACTCCGCTGCGGGCCAGCAGACGTAGGTATTCCTCGGGGCTGGTGGCGACGGCCACGGCCGTGCGGGCGATCGTGCGGAGTTGTTCGCGGGGTGTGCGGGCGCGGCCGGTGCGGAGGGCTTTCTCGGTTTCGGCGCGGGTGGGGCGTTCGGCGGCGGTGCCGTCGCCGGGGGTGATGCGGCGCAGCCCGTAGTCGAGTTCGATCTGGCGGGCTTCGGCCTGGGCGCGCTTGTAGGAGTAGGAGTCGCGGGGTTTGGTGCCGTCCTGGCGGACCTTGGTGGCGAGGATGTGGATGTGGTCGTCGGCATGGCGGACGGCGATCCACCGGCAGGCACCGTCGTCGCCTTCGGGCGCGATGCCGGTGGCGGCGACCATGCGTCGGGCGATGTCAGCCCACTGGTTGTCGGTCAGGATCGGGTCTTCGGGGGCGGCGCGGACTGAGCAGTGCCAGACGGGTTTGTCGGGGCGTTCTGCCGGATCGGTGGCGTTGACGGGCAGGTCGAGGTAGGCGGCCAGTTGCTTGAAGGTCGCGTCGGGGTTCCGGCCGGGGTCGGGAGCCAGGCCGTCGAGGGAGGCGACGAGGTGCGGGTCGGTGTGGGCTTCGTGGCCGCGGCCAGTGCGGTAGAGGTAGCCGATCGCGCCGGCGGTGTTGGAGCCGGGCTTGTGGATGGATGGGATCATGCGCGCTCAGCCAGCGTCTGGGCGGCGGTTTCGAGGCGGGCGGCGACCCGGCGGACGTCGGCGAGGGCGGCCTCGGCGCCGATGGGGTCGCCGCCGGAGTTGACGGCGCGGGCGATCTGGTTGACGTTGTTGCCGATGCGGGCCAGGTCGGTTCGGGCGGCGACGAGTTCGCGGATGGTGCCGCGCAGGTCGAGCAGGTTCGCTGCGACGTGGTTGATGTCGTGGGCGGCTGCGAGGGATGCCTGGGCCATGAACTTGGCCAGACTCGCGCCGGTGTGGTCGGCGGCGGCCTTCAGGTGCGTGCGTTCGGTGGTGCTGAGGCGGACGCTGACGGCGGCGCGTTGCTTGTTCTGACGCGTACGGGTGCGTCGCTGCGGTCGCGTACGGGTCGGGGCTGCCCTTGGTGCGGGGCCGCCCTCGGGTCCGCACCCCGCACCGGTCGCCCCCGGGCGCCCGGTGTCCTGCGCCACCCCCGGGGCGCAGGACCGCGTGCAGGGCGCTCCCCCGACGGGGGAGTGTCCCAGCGCACAACTTGCTCCGCCCGGGGCTGGGTTGGTTGGTATCTGTTCGGGGCGGGTGGGAGCTTTGTGGTGCGGGTCGTGCACGGGGGGTGTCTCCGTTCGGGGTTGGGTCGGTGTCGGGTGTTGTCGGTGGTAACGGTTCCGGTGCGCGGTGTTGGGCCGGACGGAGATCGTGAGGGACTCGCGGCCATGGCGGGCGGGTGGGAAGGCCCTGGCAGCCGATCCTTGATTCCGTGCGCCCACGGTTGTGTTCCGTGGCCGGTCGCGCCCGGTCGTCCGTGTGACCGGATGGGCGGACCGGCGTTGGCCGGCCCGCCCTTTGACCTGCGGGGAGTTCCGGTCAGCGGCCGGGTTGCTCGCGGCGCAGAGCAGTCATGATCTGGGTGAGCCGGTCCTCGGCGATGGTGTGGCCGGCGGCGTGGACGTGGTCGCGGACCACGGCCCGGGTGGGGTTCTCGTGCGCCACGAAGACGGGACGGGCCAGGGCAAGGAGTTCATCAAGTCCGGCGCTGGGCGGCCGGCCGATCCGGCGGACCGACTCGTCGGGTATCGCGGCGGGGTGCTCTTCGGCGCGCGCGTGCTCGACAGGCGCCTGACCGGACGACGGAACCGCCTCGGCCTCCGCACTTCGGGCGGGTGGTACTTCGGTCTCGGGTGCCGAGTCCGAAGACGGCGGAGTCTCCGTCGGCCGACGTACTGGCACTTGGACGGCGGGCAGGCCGTGGCGGGTGATGAGGATGTGGAGGTGGACGGCTCCTGCGAGGGCGAGTGGGGCGAGGGTGGACAGGATGCCGACGGTGGTGTCGCTGAGGTGCAGGCCCGCAGCGTGGGTCTGCTGGTTGAGGCGGATGGCGTGGAGGGCGTTGGCCCAGATGCTGGCGGCTGTGGCGGTGGTGAAGAGGGTCCAGACGTAGAGGCGGGCACGGAATGGTGCGGTGCGCAGGACGAGCAGGGCGCGGATGCCGTAGGCGATGAACCCGTCGATGACGGCGGGGAAGAGGTACGTCAGAGCTGGGCGGACGTGGATCGCGACGGCCATTTGCTGCAGGGCGTCGTAGGAGAGTGCGCAGCCCGCGCCGCCGAGGACGGTGATGGCGGCGCGGTCCCAGGCGGTGGCCCGGGGCACGGGGACATGGGCGTTCGGGAACATGCGGGGATCTCCGGTGAGGGGTGGCATCCGCGCGCTGGCACGCGTCGGCGGAGGCGGTGGAAGTGGTTGTGACAGGCGGCCGGTGGGCCTCTTTTTCGGGAGCGGGACCCGTTACGAGGCGGTGTGCCGTCTGAGGTCTCGGCCGGTGAGGATGACGCGGTCGGTCATCTCCGCGAGGCGGGAGGCGACGCGGTCGCCGACGGCGTCGCGGAGCTCGGCGACGGGCAGGTTGGTGGTGACCAGCGTCGGCAGGAGCTGGTTGTAGCGGTGGTTGACCAGGCGGTAGGTCAACTCCTCCGTCCACGGGGACTGCTTGGCCGCGCCGAGGTCGTCCAGGAGCAGGAGCGGGCTGCGGGCCAGCGCCCGGAGCTGCCGCTCGGCATCGGTGCCCTGTTGGGGGCGCTGTGCGGCGTAGAGGTCGGCGGCGGTCGTCGCCTCCCACCGCAGCCGGACACCGGCGGCCAGCAGAGCACGGATGGCGCCGTAGGCCTGGTGGGTCTTGCCGGTGCCGGTCGGGCCGGCGATCAGCAGCGACGGGCCGGTGGCGATCCCGCGCGTGACGCCGGGGCCGGGCCTGCCCGCAGCCGTGATCGCCGTGACCCAGCAGGTGACGCGCGGGTGGTCGGCGACGGCGCGGCGGTAGCGGGGCGGGATACGGGCATCGGCAAGTTCCAGCGCGGTCGTCGGCTCCGGCTCGGGGGCCGGGACATGCGCGTGCGGATCGATGCCCCGGGCGGTGAGGATCGCGGCGAGGCGGTTCACCGCGCCGCCGACGGTGGAGGGTTCGCGGGTGGCGGTGGTCACAGGTCACCGCCGTAGGCGGCCTCGACGTCGGCTGGGTTGGCCCACGCGCGGTGCTGCGTACGGGGGTTGGCCTGCGGCGGTGTGGCGTTCATGGCCTCGTTGACGAGGCTCGGCAGCACGCTCGGGCTCAGGCCCTTGACCCGCAGCCGCTCCAGGGCCGGGCGGATGTGGTCTGGCGAAATGCCTTCGCCGAGGAGCTGGTTGACCGTCCGGCCCAGACCTCCGAGGAACTGCCCCGGCGGGTGGTGCGCGCACGCGGCGACGTACTCGTCGAGGAGCTGCTTCGCCGACACGGAGGGGCCGGGCGCGGGGGCGCTCGCGCTCCCCGAAGGGACTGATCCTAGATCCACGATCCTAGGTCCTAGATCCGGACGCCGAGGGCCCGCCGAGGGTTCGGTGAGGCCTCCGTGAGCTCTCGGTGAGACCTCACTGAACATTTCCTGACCTGCGATTTCGTGATTCGGTGAGGGTTCGCTGCTCCGTCGCGAGTCCTCGGTGAGGCCTCCGTGAGGGCTCACCGCATCCTCACGGAGGCCTCCCTGCGTACGTGGTGAGGGCTCATGGACACCGGCGGCGCGGTCGTGGTGGGGGCAGGCGGGTGCGCGTATGCCGCTGGGCCGGTTGATCTTCTGGTGGCGGTGCCAGGTGACCACGTGCAGGTACTGCTTGCCGTCGTCGCCTTCATAGCGGCAGACCAGCTCGGCGGCGGCGAGCTGGGTGAGGTCGTCCTCGACGCCGAGGGGGCCGTGGTCGGGGCGGAGCGACCACAGCAGGCCGGCGATGACGGCGGGCTGGTCGCGGTACCGGCCGTGGTCGTCAGCTTGGGTGAGCAGGCCGAAGAAGGTCCGCTCGGCCGACAGGGACACGGCGGCCAGGGATTCCGAGGCGAAGGCTTCGGGCTTGATGGTGCGTATGCGGGCCATGCCTCAGCACCCCGCCTTCGGGGTCGGGCGGCCGAAGTGGAGTGCGCGGCGCGGGCGCGGGGTCGTAGGGTGGTGCACAGAGCTCCTTGTCAGCGGGCCATGCGGGGTGGCAGCCCCGGCGTGCTGGCGAACCGTTCAGGGATGGGCGGACGGGGTTTCTGCTTCGGCCTCCGGCGTTCTCAGCGCCGGGGGCCTTTCTCGTTCCGGACGATGGGACCGACAGTTAAACCACACCCGGCTCGAAGAGTCCATACTTAGCTCCACTTTTCGAAACAGGTCGGCAGGGAAAGTCTTGCGCCGTATGGAGCGCACCGTAGCCGTAGCTCACGGATCGCCCAAACCAGAGCTCCTGCCCAGGTCAACACGCGGCCAGCGAGTCCGCGTTGTCCGTTCCGGTCTGCTTCAGGCCTCGTCCGGGATTCGGTGCTACCGTCCGGCCTGCGGACTGCTGCCGCAATTACGCGGCCGCGTTGTACACCCGAAAATGCTGTTTCCCAAACGGCATTTTGCGAGGTACAACATGACGTCCCTCCGAAAGCCCTCCACGGCTTACGCCCATCCCTGAACCACCGGCCGGCACCACCGGGGCTGCCACCCCTCGTCGGCCGGAGAAGGAGCCCTGCTTTGCGCCCATCCGCTTCATCCCCACACCGCCTCTCCGCGCCGCGCGCCGCGACGGAGGGGGTCGCCGGTGCCTGAACGCCTTCTGAACGTCGCCGAGGCCGCCGAACGCCTCGGCACCGGCGAGCGCTTCATCCGCCGCCTCATATCCGAGCGCCGGATCGCCTTCGTCAAGGTCGGCCGCCACGTCCGCCTCGCGGAGAGCGTGCTCGACGCCTACGTCATGGTGAACACCGTGCAGCCCGTCACCCGCCGCCGCTTCCGCGCGCACTACGGGAGGGCGGCCTGATGCCTAAAGCAAAGGGCGCCAAGCGCCGCTTCGGGTCGGTCCGGCAGTACCGTTCCGGACGCTGGACCGCCAGCTACCTTGATCCCACCGGCCTGCGCCGGAACTCACCGGAGACCTTCTCCACCAAGACCGACGCCGAGGTCTGGCTCTCCCAGGTGGAAGCCGATCTGACGCGCGGCGACTGGACGGACCCGGACGCCGGAGCGGTCAACTTCGGGGAGTACGCGCTGCGCTGGGTCGAGGAACGGGGTCTCGCCGCGACTACCGACGAGCTGTACCGCAGGCTGCTGCGTCTCCACCTCCTGCCGGCGTTCGGCTCGTACGACCTGGACGAGATCACGCCCGGCCGCGTCCGCGCCTGGCGGGCCGACCGGCTGGAGGCTACAGGGACGACAACTGTCGCCAAGAGCTACCGCCTGCTGAAGGCCGTCCTGGAGACGGCCGCCGACGACGAGCTGATCCGCCGCAACCCCTGCCGGATCAAGGGCGCGGGGAAGGAGGAGGCGGAGGAACGTCCGATCGCCAGCGTCGAACAGGTCGACGCGGTCGCCGAGGCCATGGGTCCGCGCTGGCGGCTGATGGTCTACCTCGCTGCCTACGGCAGCCTCCGCCCGGAGGAGCAGGCGGAGTTGCGCCGCCCCGACGTAACGCTGCCCGACGAGCCGGAGGAGTCGAAGCGGCGGCGCGACGTGCCGCGCGAGCCCGTGCTGCTCCGGATCACCCGCGCGTCACCGGAACTCACCACCGGCCGCCGTGCCACCGGCGACCCGAAATCGCGCGCCGGAAAGCGCGTCGTCGTCCTGCCCGCATTCCTGACCGTCGACGTACGACGGCACCTCGACTGGTTCGCGGCAAAAGAACCAGACGGTCTGCTCTTCGTCGGAGAACGCGGAGCACCGTTCCGCCGGTCCACCTTCGGCCGTAAATGGCGGAAAGCCCGTACGAAAGTCGGCCTGCCCGACAATTTCCGCTTCTACGACCTCCGGCACACCGGCAATACCCTCGTCACCCAGTCCGGCGGCACCCTGAAGGACGCCATGGTCCGCGCCGGCCAGTCCTCGGAGCGCGCGGCCCTCATCTACCAGCACTCCACGCTGGACCGGCAGAAGGAAGTCGCGGCCGGCCTCGACGAACGCGTCCGCGCCGAGCGCCTCGACGCGGCGGCCGACGACCCATCTGGTGCGGAAGTGGTGCGGCTGGCCTGACGGCGGTCTGACCGCCTGTCCGGGGGCCGACGCGACAGCTCGTCGGCCCCCGAACCATGCCTGTTGCCACGCTCCGTGCCGGAACCCATCGGTCATACGCTGCACCCCGCCAGCAGTGATCCAGTCCCTGAACAGCGGCGTTGTATGTCGGTGCCGCCGCGCGGCCGTCAACCGAGCGTGACCGAAAGTGACTTCATCGTGTGACGTAGGTCACTCAAAGTCCGTCTCAGGATTCGAGAATTGCGCTGCGCCAATATTCGATACCCCATTCAGCGCCACTCGCCTGGCCCAATTAACCGCCAGATGTGGTGCACAAGTGGTGCGCGGCCCATTAATTGGTCTGGACAACGATAAAGCCCCAAGTCGTTGACCTGGGGCTTCTTTGTGGAGCGGATGACGGGAATCGAACCCGCGCTCTGAGCTTGGGAAGCTCATGTTCTACCATTAAACTACATCCGCTTGTGGTGACTGCCCGGGGAGGGCGGGTCACGGATACTGTACCGCATGTGGGGTGGGGGAGGGGTGGGGGTAGGTTGAGGGGGGACGGTGTGGTGGTCCTGGGGTCCGGGTGGGGCATCCCCTAATGTGTGGGTTCGTCCGGCCACGCGGAGTTGGGGAAGGGACTTCATGGAGCGCACCGTTGTTCGTTGTGCCGAGGGGCACGTGTTCACCACGGGCTCGTTTCCGATGCAGCACCTGGGGGCCGATCGGCTGGGTCCCGCCCGGTTGTTGAGGTGTCCGAAGTGCGGGCGGCTGCGGCACGCCGTACCGGTCGAGGCGCACGGCGCGGAGAAGTAGGAAGCGGAGAAGTAGGAAGCAGTCCGGCTCGGTTCGGGTCGCCCCCGGCGGGCGCGGGCTCAACCGCCCGCCGCCCCCGGGTCCGGCCCCGCCCGGCCAGGCCGATCCGCCCGGCGCGTCCCGCCGATCCGCCGGGCCGACGCGCCGGCCCGGCGCCGCCCGTCCCCGCCGGCTGCATGACTCCCGCCCGCCCCGCGGGCGCTAGTCTCGGGGGTGCTTCTCTCAGACAAGGACATCCGGACCGAAATCGACAGCGGGCGCGTGCGCGTGGACCCGTTCGAGCCGACGATGGTGCAGCCGTCGAGCATCGACGTGCGCCTGGACCGGTTCTTCCGGGTGTTCGAGAACCACCGCTACCCGCACATCGACCCCGCGGTCGAACAGCCCGACCTGACGCGGCTGGTGGAGCAGGAGGGCGACGACGCGTTCATCCTGCACCCGGGCGAGTTCGTGCTCGCCTCCACGTACGAGGTGATCACGCTCCCCGACGACATCGCCTCCCGGCTGGAGGGCAAGTCCAGCCTCGGCCGGCTCGGCCTGCTCACGCACTCCACCGCGGGGTTCATCGACCCCGGCTTCTCCGGGCACGTCACGCTGGAGCTGTCCAACGTCGCGACGCTGCCGATCAAGCTCTGGCCCGGTATGAAGATCGGCCAGCTGTGCCTGTTCCGGCTCAGCTCGTCGGCCGAGTTCCCGTACGGGTCCCAGAAGTACGGTTCCCGGTATCAGGGCCAGCGCGGGCCGACGCCCTCCCGCTCGTACCTCAACTTCCACCGCACGCAGGTCTGAACGCCCCGGCGCGGCAGTGCGGCTGGCGGGCGTCACGGCCCCGGCGGCCGTCGCGGCTCGGGGGCGGCCTCCCGGACCCGCCGCTACGGGTGCATCCGCGCCCCCTTCATCACCTTGTCCACCGCGTTGCGCGGCCCGTAGACCGCGAGGCCGACCAGGTCCAGCGACGTGCGCGGCACGGCCCGCACCGCCGCGCGGTTCGCCGCGTCGTGGCCGGTCGCGAAGAGGTCCGCGGTGAACAGCGCCCGCGGCAGCGCGCGCGTCAGCGCCCGGTCCAGCGCCTTGGCCAGCAGGTCCTTGGTGCCCTCGAAGACCATCACCGGCTGCCGGAACATCGGCAGGTACGCGGTGCCGTCCGCGTCCTCGTACGGCTCCCCGACGACCTCGGGCAGCGTCGGGCCGAGCCCGCTGACCAGGAACGCGGTCGCGTTCAGCCGCTGCCACTGCTCCAGGTCGTCCCGCAGCAGGACGGCGATCTTCGTCTCGAAGCGGGGCGGGTGGGGCGGGTCGAGGGGTTCGGTGTGCTCGTTGCTCATACGCCCACGCTCGCCGCGGACCGCCCGCCTGGTCTTGTACGTTCCTTGCGCGTACGAGGAGATCCCTCAGCCGGCGGCGCGTCCGGGCACACCCGCCGGCCGTCGCCGCGCGTCCGCGCGCACCCACCGCGCCCCCGCCGCGCCCGCGCTCAGATCAGCGGCAGCTTGAACAGCATCAGCAGCGCGATCAGCTGGATCGAGCACGCCCCGAGCGCCTTCAGCCACGGCAGGTCGTGGGACTTGCCGACCATCGACGTCAGCAGCGCCGCGCAGGCGAGCCAGGTGAGCCAGCCGAGGAGCTGGACGAAGGAGTTGCCGCCGCCGAGGAAGAGCGCGAAGAGCAGCCGCGGCGCGTCGGTGAGGGACGTGACGAGCATGGCCAGGCCGATCGTGGGCGCCCAGGCGCCGTCGCCGCCGAGCTGGCGGGCGAGGGTGTTGGTGACCGCGCCGAGCGTCAGGCCGCACAGCACGACCATGACACCGGTGGTCAGCACCCACGGGATGCTCGCGGTGAGCGTGGTGTTGAGCACGTCGTGGCGCGCGGAGTCGAAGCCGAAGACGGCGAGCAGGCCGTAGACGAAGGTGACGGTGAGGGCCGGGCCCCACACCGTGTGGTCGCGCATCTGCCAGAACGTGCGGCCCGGGCGCAGCACGATTCCGCTCAGCAGGTCCTTCCAGTGCAGCCGCGGTCCGGCCGGCGGCGCCGCGGACCTGCCGGCCCGGTACGTCGCCACGTTGTCGTAGCCGTCGCCGCCGTACCCGCCGCGGTCGCCGTGACTCTCCGGGCCGTAGCCCTGACCGCCCCGCGGGCCGTAGCCCCCCTCGGACAGCGGGGCCGGCTCGCCCATCGTGAACGCGCGCGTGTGGCCCGGGGCGTCGTCGTGCGCCGCGGCGCCCGCCGGTCCCTGGGGGTAGTACTCCGGCTCGCCGCTCGCCGCCGGGTACGCGTCCGGCCGCTCGCGCCCGTACGGCTGTCCGTAGCCGGGCTGTCCGTACGGCTGTCCGTGCCCGGGCTGCCCGTACCCGGGCCGGTTCCGCCCGTACCCGGGCGGATAGCCGCCGCCGTCGCCCTGTCGATGCGTCTGTCCAGCCACCCTTCGAACGTACCCGCTCCCCGTCACCCCCGTGCGGGAGCCCGGGGAGCACGCGGCCATTGGGTCCAACCTGTGACACGTCCGGGAACCGCCCGCGCGGCGGGCCCGGTACGGTCGGGGCCGGGGAGCGACCACCGGAGCCAGGGGGAGGGCACGTGCCGAGGGCAGCGCGCGAACAGGGCCGTACGGGGGGCGGGGTCATGGGAGCCGCGGAGGCCGAGGGGACTGCGGAGGCCGAGGGGACTGCGGAGGCCGAGGGGACCGCGGAGGCCGAGGGGACCGCGGAGGTCCAGGGGCCGGCACCGCCACGAGGGTGACGACGGCAGGGCGGGGACGGCGGAGGACCCCGCGGCGTAGTGCCGCTGCCCTCGTGCTGGGCGTCACCGCGGCCGTCGCGCTCACCGGCTGCGGCGGATCGGGCGGTTCCGGCGGCGGATCGGACGACGCGAAGGCCCGCGCGTCCGCATCCTCCGGCGCGTCCGCCGACTCCGCCTCCGACTCCGACTCCGCGTCCCCCTCCGGTGCTTCCGGCGCCTCGGGCGTGCCGGTCCCGCCCGCGCCGCCCGCCACCGGCACGCCGAAGCCCGCGCCCGGCACGCTGCCGTCCCGGCTGGAGCCCGACGGCACCACGATCACCGTGGGCGACCCCGCCGCGCCGCACACGATCAGCGTCTACGAGGACCCGCGCTGCCCGGTCTGCGCGCGCTTCGAGAAGGCGAACGGCGCCAAGCTGACCGCCCTCGCCACCGCCGGACGGGTGAGGCTGCAGTACACGCTGGCCTCGTTCCTCGACGACAATTTCGGCGGCGGCGGCTCCAAGCGCGCCGTCAACGCCCTGCGCGCCGCCGTCGCCGCGAACCGGTTCGCGCCGCTGCACGCGCTGGTCTACGCACGGCAGCCGGAGGAGTCGCGGGACGGCTTCACCGTGCCGTTCCTGCTCCAGCTGGCCGGGCAGGTGCCGGGGCTGCGCGGTCCGGCCTTCGACGCGGCGGTGCGCGGCCAGACGTACGCGTCCTTCGTCAGCGGCTCGGAGCACGCCTTCGTCGCCTCGGGCGTCCAGGGCACGCCGACCGTCTCGATCGACGGGAAGCGGCTGACCGGCGACGTGCTGACCCCGGCGGGCTTCGAGGCCGCGCTCAAGCAGCACGGCCTCGACTGACCACCGGGGCCCGCCCCGGGCCTCCCCCGGCTACGACCCCGCGTCCGCCGCGACGCCCGCGGCTCCGTCCGCCTCGCCGCCGCCGTCACCGCCGTCAGGGCCGTCAGGGCCGTTCTCCGACCCGCCGCCGACCGCCGCGCCCACCGGCACCGGCGTGCGCACCGAGTCGAGCAGCAGCTGCGCCACGTCCACGACCTGGACCGACTCCTTCGCGGTGCCGTCGTTCTTCTTGCCGTTGACCGAGTCGGTCAGCATCACCAGGCAGAACGGGCAGGCGGTGGAGACGATGTCCGGGTCGAGCGACAGCGCCTCGTCCACCCGCTCGTTGTTGACGCGCTTGCCGATCCGCTCCTCCATCCACATGCGCGCGCCGCCCGCGCCGCAGCAGAAGCCGCGCTCCTTGTGGCGGTGCATCTCCTCGTTGCGCAGCCCCGGGACCTTGGCGATGATCTCGCGCGGCGGCGTGTAGACCTTGTTGTGCCGGCCCAGGTAGCACGGGTCGTGGTAGGTGATCAGGCCCTCGACCGGGGTGACGGGCACCAGCCTGCCCTCGTCCACCAGGTGCTGCAGCAACTGGGTGTGGTGGATGACCTCGTACTCGCCGCCGAGCTGCGGGTACTCGTTGGCCAGGGTGTTGAAGCAGTGCGGGCAGGTCGCGACGATCTTCTTGGACGCGCGCGGCTTGCGGCTCGCGGGGTCGACCTTGCCGTCGTCGTCCAGCTCCTCGCCGAACGCCATGTTGAGCATGGCGACGTTCTCCTGGCCGAGCTGCTGGAAGAGGAACTCGTTGCCCAGGCGGCGGGCGGAGTCGCCGGTGCAGTTCTCCTCGCCGCCCATGATCGCGAAGTTGACGCCCGCGATGTGCAGCAGCTCGGCGAAGGCCTTGGTGGTCTTCTTCGCACGGTCCTCCAGCGAGCCCGCGCAGCCCACCCAGTAGAGGTAGTCCACCTCGGTGAGGTCCTCGACGTCCTCGCCGACGACCGGCACCTCGAAGTCGACCTCCTTGACCCAGGCCAGCCGCTGCTTCTTGGGCAGGCCCCACGGGTTGCCCTTCTTCTCCAGGTTCTTGAGCATCGTGCCCGCCTCGGAAGGGAACGAGGACTCGATCATCACCTGGTAGCGCCGCATGTCCACGATGTGGTCGACGTGCTCGATGTCCACCGGGCACTGCTCGACGCAGGCGCCGCAGGTGGTGCAGGACCACAGCACGTCCGGGTCGATGACGCCGTTC from Actinacidiphila sp. DG2A-62 includes:
- a CDS encoding helix-turn-helix domain-containing protein, with the translated sequence MTWAREKAGLTKRALASEVDISEQLMGEIEFGWRSATPANLARIAAALNCPLVVLERKRQ
- a CDS encoding DUF2637 domain-containing protein; translation: MFPNAHVPVPRATAWDRAAITVLGGAGCALSYDALQQMAVAIHVRPALTYLFPAVIDGFIAYGIRALLVLRTAPFRARLYVWTLFTTATAASIWANALHAIRLNQQTHAAGLHLSDTTVGILSTLAPLALAGAVHLHILITRHGLPAVQVPVRRPTETPPSSDSAPETEVPPARSAEAEAVPSSGQAPVEHARAEEHPAAIPDESVRRIGRPPSAGLDELLALARPVFVAHENPTRAVVRDHVHAAGHTIAEDRLTQIMTALRREQPGR
- a CDS encoding excisionase family DNA-binding protein — encoded protein: MPERLLNVAEAAERLGTGERFIRRLISERRIAFVKVGRHVRLAESVLDAYVMVNTVQPVTRRRFRAHYGRAA
- a CDS encoding ATP-binding protein; this translates as MTTATREPSTVGGAVNRLAAILTARGIDPHAHVPAPEPEPTTALELADARIPPRYRRAVADHPRVTCWVTAITAAGRPGPGVTRGIATGPSLLIAGPTGTGKTHQAYGAIRALLAAGVRLRWEATTAADLYAAQRPQQGTDAERQLRALARSPLLLLDDLGAAKQSPWTEELTYRLVNHRYNQLLPTLVTTNLPVAELRDAVGDRVASRLAEMTDRVILTGRDLRRHTAS
- a CDS encoding tyrosine-type recombinase/integrase translates to MPKAKGAKRRFGSVRQYRSGRWTASYLDPTGLRRNSPETFSTKTDAEVWLSQVEADLTRGDWTDPDAGAVNFGEYALRWVEERGLAATTDELYRRLLRLHLLPAFGSYDLDEITPGRVRAWRADRLEATGTTTVAKSYRLLKAVLETAADDELIRRNPCRIKGAGKEEAEERPIASVEQVDAVAEAMGPRWRLMVYLAAYGSLRPEEQAELRRPDVTLPDEPEESKRRRDVPREPVLLRITRASPELTTGRRATGDPKSRAGKRVVVLPAFLTVDVRRHLDWFAAKEPDGLLFVGERGAPFRRSTFGRKWRKARTKVGLPDNFRFYDLRHTGNTLVTQSGGTLKDAMVRAGQSSERAALIYQHSTLDRQKEVAAGLDERVRAERLDAAADDPSGAEVVRLA
- a CDS encoding relaxase/mobilization nuclease domain-containing protein, whose translation is MIPSIHKPGSNTAGAIGYLYRTGRGHEAHTDPHLVASLDGLAPDPGRNPDATFKQLAAYLDLPVNATDPAERPDKPVWHCSVRAAPEDPILTDNQWADIARRMVAATGIAPEGDDGACRWIAVRHADDHIHILATKVRQDGTKPRDSYSYKRAQAEARQIELDYGLRRITPGDGTAAERPTRAETEKALRTGRARTPREQLRTIARTAVAVATSPEEYLRLLARSGVQVDVLHLPSGDIRGYKVALDGDTNAEGQPIWFSGSTLAPDLSYPQIRARLSSTEPVLPGPRRPNPWHQATTATERIPHHLAQNNDPAAQAHITAFAEALDVLPLHAPEELRPQLRAAATAFERASRSRVQADHHHARALRNAVRALARQPSTGDGATLAMFLDAALLAVIAIQRWQQSRHQNQQVEAARRTLTHLQAAYAHAAAAPLAALAHRAPPRSAAERHAGRIRQTLPAHADHILDDPHWPVLATTLADAESAGHDVPRLLRQAVNERALTDARSPAQVLTWRLHRLTQRPPLSPQAQAARARSTVLPTRRTAADTASSQPAARRSDTGDRRHR
- a CDS encoding MobC family plasmid mobilization relaxosome protein yields the protein MAQDTGRPGATGAGCGPEGGPAPRAAPTRTRPQRRTRTRQNKQRAAVSVRLSTTERTHLKAAADHTGASLAKFMAQASLAAAHDINHVAANLLDLRGTIRELVAARTDLARIGNNVNQIARAVNSGGDPIGAEAALADVRRVAARLETAAQTLAERA
- a CDS encoding ATP-binding protein, whose translation is MARQELRQQLEAWGLSRLAETAELVLSELFGNAVRHAFPPRRRQIDTRYERALGGVRIEVHDANENWPELRKATADEECGRGLLLVDELTGSRWGVSERDGGGSGYGLSSPTMTRPPPLLRTPSSERPGDREQC
- the dcd gene encoding dCTP deaminase yields the protein MLLSDKDIRTEIDSGRVRVDPFEPTMVQPSSIDVRLDRFFRVFENHRYPHIDPAVEQPDLTRLVEQEGDDAFILHPGEFVLASTYEVITLPDDIASRLEGKSSLGRLGLLTHSTAGFIDPGFSGHVTLELSNVATLPIKLWPGMKIGQLCLFRLSSSAEFPYGSQKYGSRYQGQRGPTPSRSYLNFHRTQV